Proteins from one Cryptomeria japonica chromosome 4, Sugi_1.0, whole genome shotgun sequence genomic window:
- the LOC131034389 gene encoding UDP-glycosyltransferase 91C1-like: MAKEKQRELRVVMFPWLAYGHITPFVELGKNLARHGLKIIFVSTPLNIKRIKPQVLDAPGIDLMELALPSVEGLPKGVESTAYCVKGADAPLLLSLLLVAMDLLEKPSESLLQQLSPDFVIFDVLQYWVPRVACKLPNPIPAILFVPMGVTGFSFLEGELDITSGNPTPEDLTVSPPGFSSPNIHFALFEGRRAMELLYRKHAGALSVAERSSICMRESWAVTSNTCLELEGAYAEYLHRLVKRPVYPVGLLMRNLPPPPKDDICLQWLDRQPVASVVVLSFGSEYILTNQQFSAIAMGLQESNASFLWILPAGNDLHQDFLDQIGEKEKGLVVTKCVPQLHILNHPSIAAFLTHCGWNSMT, translated from the exons ATGGCGAAGGAAAAGCAGAGAGAGCTTCGTGTGGTGATGTTTCCGTGGCTCGCCTACGGTCACATAACGCCCTTCGTTGAGCTTGGCAAAAACCTGGCCAGGCATGGTCTTAAAATTATCTTTGTCTCAACTCCGCTGAACATTAAACGAATTAAACCACAAGTATTGGATGCACCGGGGATAGATCTGATGGAGTTGGCATTGCCCTCCGTGGAGGGGTTGCCAAAAGGCGTAGAGTCCACCGCCTATTGTGTCAAGGGAGCAGACGCGCCACTACTACTATCTCTACTCCTCGTCGCAATGGACCTTTTGGAGAAGCCCTCCGAATCTCTGTTGCAACAGCTCTCACCAGATTTTGTGATCTTCGATGTGTTGCAGTACTGGGTTCCTCGTGTGGCTTGCAAGCTGCCCAATCCCATTCCCGCCATTTTATTCGTACCAATGGGAGTGACCGGCTTCAGCTTTTTGGAAGGAGAGCTAGACATCACATCGGGAAACCCAACACCGGAGGATCTGACCGTATCGCCGCCAGGATTCTCTTCACCCAATATTCACTTCGCCTTGTTCGAAGGGAGGAGGGCCATGGAGCTGCTATATCGGAAGCATGCAGGTGCGCTTAGCGTTGCCGAGCGCTCAAGCATCTGCATGCGGGAGAGTTGGGCAGTCACATCCAATACGTGTTTGGAGTTGGAAGGGGCGTACGCGGAGTATTTGCACAGGCTCGTGAAGCGGCCAGTGTACCCTGTTGGGTTACTCATGCGTAATCTCCCGCCACCCCCCAAAGATGACATTTGCTTGCAGTGGCTCGACAGGCAGCCCGTTGCTTCGGTGGTGGTCTTGTCTTTTGGCAGCGAGTACATTCTCACCAACCAACAGTTCTCCGCAATTGCAATGGGTCTGCAAGAGAGCAACGCTTCATTCCTCTGGATTCTGCCTGCCGGAAATGACTTGCATCAAGATTTCCTAGATCAGATTGGG gaaaaggaaaagggattgGTGGTGACAAAGTGTGTTCCACAGTTACACATTCTGAATCATCCTTCTATAGCTGCTTTTTTAACTCATTGTGGGTGGAATTCAATGACATAA
- the LOC131034388 gene encoding anthocyanidin-3-O-glucoside rhamnosyltransferase-like: protein MAEEKKRELRMVMFPWLAYGRIGPFIELAKNLARHGLKIIFVSTPLNIKRIKQQVLDAPGIDLMELAMPSVEGLPTGVESSTDCVKREHTPLLLSLLPVALDLFEKPFEALLEQLSPDFMMYDVLRYWVRRVASKLPNPIPAILCHVQYMFGFGRGVCGVFVEAHEAASVPCWITHA from the coding sequence ATGGcggaggaaaagaagagagagctTCGTATGGTGATGTTTCCATGGCTCGCCTACGGTCGCATAGGACCCTTCATTGAGCTTGCCAAAAACCTGGCCAGACATGGTCTGAAAATTATCTTTGTCTCAACTCCGCTAAATATTAAACGAATTAAACAGCAAGTATTGGATGCCCCGGGGATAGATCTGATGGAGTTGGCAATGCCCTCCGTGGAGGGACTACCAACAGGCGTAGAGTCCTCCACTGATTGTGTCAAGAGAGAACACACGCCACTACTACTATCTCTACTCCCCGTCGCATTGGACCTTTTTGAGAAGCCCTTCGAAGCGCTGTTGGAACAACTCTCACCAGATTTTATGATGTACGATGTGCTGCGGTACTGGGTTCGTCGTGTGGCTTCCAAGTTGCCCAATCCCATTCCCGCTATATTATGTCACGTCCAATACATGTTTGGATTTGGAAGGGGCGTATGCGGAGTATTTGTAGAGGCTCATGAAGCGGCCAGTGTACCCTGTTGGATTACTCATGCGTAA